The Algoriphagus sanaruensis genome window below encodes:
- a CDS encoding glutamate synthase subunit beta: MGAKDGFIKFTRETPVSRDPKDRIGDYREIYEPFSDEKLNHQAARCMDCGVPFCHNGCPLGNVIPEFNDAVYQKEWEQAIKILRSTNNFPEFTGRICPAPCEASCVLGINKDPVAIELIEKNIAEKAYELGLIKANPPKTRTGKKVAVIGSGPAGLAAADQLNQAGHEVTLFEKDAKVGGLLRYGIPDFKLEKWVIDRRVELMEQEGVHFATQTEIGKTIDSAQILKDFDAIVLSTGAQQPRSLNIPGDKLKGVHFAMEFLGRQNQVIGGELDGNPIHAGGKHVLVIGGGDTGSDCIGTSNRHGAASITQLELLPKPPKQRTVLNPWPEWPMTLRTSSSHEEGAERVFSVLTKEFVGNEKGEVTGLKIAEIEWKEKGGRMTFEEVPGTERVLSCDLAFIAIGYLGPAQNGLLQAFGVDTMENSLPKSKNYQSTNPKVFLAGDMRRGQSLVVWAISEGREAAVKVDEFLMGSSSLPQKDASFYQVEEQIAG; this comes from the coding sequence ATGGGAGCGAAAGACGGATTCATAAAATTTACAAGAGAAACACCTGTAAGCCGAGACCCGAAAGATCGAATCGGAGATTACAGAGAAATATATGAGCCTTTTTCTGATGAAAAACTCAATCATCAGGCGGCAAGATGCATGGATTGTGGAGTTCCATTTTGCCATAATGGTTGTCCATTAGGAAATGTTATTCCTGAATTCAATGATGCGGTTTACCAAAAAGAATGGGAACAAGCCATCAAAATCTTAAGAAGTACCAACAACTTTCCAGAGTTCACAGGAAGGATTTGCCCCGCACCCTGTGAAGCAAGTTGTGTTTTGGGGATCAATAAAGATCCTGTAGCTATTGAATTGATCGAAAAGAACATCGCAGAAAAAGCCTATGAACTAGGCTTAATCAAAGCTAACCCTCCGAAAACTCGGACTGGTAAGAAAGTGGCGGTAATCGGATCAGGTCCAGCTGGACTTGCCGCAGCAGATCAACTTAATCAGGCTGGTCATGAGGTTACCTTATTTGAAAAGGATGCCAAAGTTGGAGGACTCCTTCGCTATGGGATTCCAGATTTCAAACTTGAAAAATGGGTAATCGACCGTCGAGTTGAGCTTATGGAGCAAGAAGGTGTGCATTTTGCAACTCAAACGGAAATCGGAAAAACCATTGATTCTGCTCAAATTTTGAAAGATTTTGATGCAATTGTTCTTTCTACTGGTGCTCAGCAACCTCGTTCTTTGAATATTCCAGGAGATAAACTTAAAGGCGTTCATTTCGCAATGGAATTTCTTGGAAGACAAAATCAAGTAATTGGAGGTGAACTTGATGGAAACCCGATCCATGCCGGAGGTAAACATGTCCTGGTCATTGGAGGTGGAGATACAGGAAGTGACTGTATCGGTACCTCAAATCGACATGGAGCAGCCTCCATCACTCAACTCGAACTACTTCCAAAGCCACCTAAGCAGCGTACTGTTCTTAATCCATGGCCAGAGTGGCCAATGACATTGAGAACTTCTAGTTCCCATGAAGAAGGTGCAGAACGTGTATTCTCTGTTCTTACCAAAGAATTTGTTGGAAACGAAAAAGGAGAAGTTACAGGATTGAAAATCGCCGAAATTGAATGGAAAGAAAAAGGCGGAAGAATGACCTTTGAGGAAGTTCCTGGAACAGAACGAGTCCTTTCATGTGACTTGGCCTTCATTGCAATTGGTTATTTAGGGCCAGCTCAAAATGGATTATTACAGGCATTTGGTGTGGATACGATGGAAAATAGCCTTCCTAAGTCAAAAAATTACCAGAGTACAAACCCGAAAGTCTTCCTTGCCGGTGATATGCGCAGAGGCCAATCCTTGGTGGTCTGGGCAATATCTGAAGGTAGAGAAGCAGCTGTCAAAGTAGACGAATTCCTGATGGGATCGTCAAGTCTACCTCAGAAGGATGCGTCCTTCTATCAGGTAGAGGAGCAAATCGCGGGTTAA
- a CDS encoding YebC/PmpR family DNA-binding transcriptional regulator yields MGRAFEFRKERKFKRWDKMSKVFTRLGKEIVMAVKSGGPDPTSNAKLRTVIQNAKGAQMPKDRIEAAIKRASNKDEKDYEEVVYEGYGPFGIAVIVETSTDNTNRTVANVRSYFSKAGGSLGTSGSVSFMFERKAVFRFAKGNYDIEELELELIDFGLTEIAENEGEIFVYTEFEDFGTMQKALEDRGIEVISGDFQRFPTTLTEITEEQEEVIQKLIDRLEEDDDVNQVFTNMA; encoded by the coding sequence ATGGGAAGAGCATTTGAATTCCGGAAAGAGCGAAAATTTAAGCGATGGGACAAAATGTCCAAAGTCTTCACCCGATTGGGTAAAGAGATTGTGATGGCCGTAAAATCTGGAGGTCCTGACCCTACAAGTAATGCGAAACTCCGCACGGTAATCCAAAATGCGAAAGGTGCCCAAATGCCAAAAGACAGGATAGAGGCAGCGATCAAACGAGCATCTAACAAGGATGAAAAAGATTACGAAGAAGTAGTATACGAGGGCTATGGCCCATTTGGAATTGCGGTAATTGTAGAGACCTCCACAGACAATACCAATAGAACCGTTGCAAATGTTAGGTCTTATTTTTCTAAGGCCGGTGGTTCATTGGGCACTTCAGGCTCAGTAAGTTTTATGTTTGAACGAAAGGCGGTTTTTAGATTTGCAAAAGGAAATTACGATATCGAAGAACTGGAGCTTGAGTTGATCGACTTCGGATTAACCGAAATCGCGGAAAATGAAGGGGAAATCTTCGTATACACCGAATTTGAAGATTTTGGTACGATGCAAAAAGCCCTTGAAGATCGTGGAATTGAGGTTATCTCAGGTGATTTTCAGCGTTTCCCAACTACCCTTACCGAAATCACTGAAGAACAAGAAGAAGTAATCCAAAAACTTATTGATCGTCTCGAAGAAGATGATGATGTAAACCAAGTATTCACTAATATGGCCTAG
- the yjjX gene encoding inosine/xanthosine triphosphatase, whose translation MSFRRRENLKPSDKLLVLVGSKNPVKVACTEDAFTRAFNRPILVEGINVSSGVPDQPIGERETLLGAKNRAYQSRDVFPEANYWVGIEGGIDEDEKGMFAFAWMFILGQNGKTTQAKTGTFYLPKKVSELVSQGMELGKADDLIFEQENSKQQGGSVGLLTQGVVNRDEYYRQAIILALIPFLNPDLF comes from the coding sequence ATGAGTTTTAGAAGAAGAGAGAATTTAAAGCCCTCGGACAAATTGCTTGTACTCGTGGGGAGCAAAAATCCTGTTAAAGTAGCCTGTACTGAAGATGCGTTCACAAGGGCCTTTAATCGACCAATTTTAGTAGAAGGAATCAACGTTTCATCTGGAGTCCCAGACCAACCCATTGGAGAGCGGGAGACTTTATTGGGTGCCAAAAACAGAGCATATCAGTCTAGAGATGTATTTCCAGAAGCTAACTACTGGGTGGGAATAGAGGGAGGAATTGATGAGGACGAAAAAGGGATGTTTGCTTTTGCTTGGATGTTTATTCTTGGTCAAAATGGCAAAACTACCCAAGCCAAAACAGGCACCTTCTATCTCCCCAAAAAGGTCTCAGAACTGGTAAGCCAGGGAATGGAGCTTGGAAAAGCGGATGACTTGATCTTTGAACAAGAAAACTCCAAACAACAAGGTGGATCTGTAGGACTCCTTACTCAGGGTGTAGTGAACCGTGACGAATACTATCGACAAGCCATAATTCTAGCCCTAATCCCATTTTTGAACCCCGATCTCTTCTAA
- the gltB gene encoding glutamate synthase large subunit, producing MQQGLYRSEFEHDSCGIGAVVDLSNTPTHETISDALYMLSNMEHRGGRGSDPKTGDGAGVLIQVPHQFLKDVTARTEITLPEAGYYGVGMTFFPKNKQLYARSKEMLNELIDELGFQLIGYREVPVDVTVPGSGALEVMPIIEQLFVSHKENLTGIDLERKLYVLRNYATKKINSEVAGVNHSFYFASLSSLTLIYKGQLRTDQVLAFYKDLQNPRIESAFAIVHSRFSTNTFPNWRLAQPFRFLSHNGEINTIRGNLNKMKSKEALMKSKFFTDEELSKLLPITNKLNSDSANLDAMVELLTLSGRSLPHAMMMLVPEAWQDNQVMDRERKAFYKFHASLVEPWDGPAALLFTDGKSVGATLDRNGLRPLRYFITRDNRLILSSEAGALPIREATITEKGRISPGRMLWADLEKGRVVFDEEVKGEICNRQPYEKWVNEQRTKLRFVPDPEELSHPYTTSEIKKSQTVFGYTSEELKVILAPMGESGYEAVGSMGADTPLAVLSKQSQHISNYFKQLFAQVSNPPIDPIRERLVMSLFTRIGEGHNILEESPQHTKQIHISQPVLLNEDLEKITRMEHLGYRSKRLYAHFVADNQPGRLLEALDKLCQEAEDAILQEGKNVLIISDRNSNSSSAPIPSLIAIGAVHQHLVKKKIRTRAGLVLESADIREVHHFATAIGYGVSAINPYLALESLLEMFEKGLLPKVKDQKTLFSNYQDAIGKGLLKVLSKMGISTLQSYQGAQIFEAIGLGPEVVDRCFKGTISRISGVSFDELAKEVLSRHHAAYDTSSSILETGGVYQWKRRGEKHMFNPETIHLLQKSTRLGDYELYKKFASKINEQTKDALTLRGLFEFKKRISVPIDEVEPAENILKRFSTGAMSFGSISHEAHTTLAIAMNRIGAKSNSGEGGEDEIRFERKANGDWERSAIKQVASGRFGVTSHYLANADELQIKMAQGAKPGEGGQLPGHKVDEWIGRVRHSTPGVGLISPPPHHDIYSIEDLAQLIFDLKNANRKARINVKLVSQAGVGTVAAGVAKAMADVILISGADGGTGASPLSSIRHAGLPWELGLSEAHQTLVKNNLRSRVVLQTDGQLRTGRDLAIATLLGAEEWGIATGALVVEGCIMMRKCHLNTCPVGIATQDPDLRKLFTGDPEHVVNYFKFLVQDLREIMASLGFRSIDEMVGQSHVLQSTGHLNHWKWDKIDLSPIFHKVEVPDHVGIHKQIDQEFELEHVLDRQLIKAATPALEQAIQVEGIFPIKNIDRSVGAMLSNEISKIYGGVGLPEDTVHFKFTGSAGQTFGGFLAKGVNFELEGEANDYFGKGLSGGKLIIYPSRNARFVPEENIIIGNVAFYGATSGEAYINGKGGERFCVRNSGVKTVIEGIGDHGCEYMTGGLVINLGEIGRNFAAGMSGGIAYILKDYITEINTEMVDLDLLQEEDYQTIKSYLKRHVKLTNSGLGQRFLDEWEKSKELFIKVIPRDYKAVLEKRAKDQAKTLV from the coding sequence ATGCAACAGGGTTTATATCGATCGGAGTTTGAGCATGACTCCTGCGGTATAGGTGCGGTCGTGGATTTGAGCAATACACCCACTCATGAAACGATTAGCGATGCCTTATACATGCTTAGCAACATGGAGCACCGAGGGGGCAGAGGTTCAGATCCAAAAACCGGAGACGGGGCTGGGGTACTGATTCAGGTTCCGCACCAGTTTCTAAAAGATGTCACCGCTAGAACAGAAATAACACTTCCCGAAGCCGGCTATTATGGGGTAGGGATGACCTTCTTTCCAAAAAACAAGCAGTTATACGCAAGGTCTAAAGAAATGCTCAACGAACTCATCGACGAGTTGGGCTTTCAATTGATCGGATACCGTGAGGTTCCTGTGGATGTAACTGTTCCAGGCTCAGGAGCCTTGGAGGTAATGCCAATTATTGAGCAGCTTTTCGTTTCTCATAAGGAAAACCTAACAGGAATCGACCTAGAACGAAAATTGTATGTGCTTAGAAACTACGCAACAAAAAAGATTAACTCTGAAGTAGCCGGGGTAAACCACTCCTTTTATTTTGCAAGTTTAAGCTCACTTACACTTATATATAAAGGACAGCTCCGTACAGATCAGGTTTTAGCTTTTTATAAGGACTTGCAAAATCCGAGAATTGAATCTGCCTTTGCGATCGTCCATTCTCGATTTTCAACCAATACCTTCCCTAACTGGAGATTAGCTCAGCCATTCCGGTTCCTTTCTCACAATGGGGAAATCAATACCATCAGAGGTAACCTCAACAAGATGAAATCCAAAGAGGCCCTGATGAAATCAAAGTTTTTCACAGACGAAGAGCTTTCTAAACTTCTACCTATCACCAATAAGCTAAATTCCGATTCGGCTAATTTGGATGCAATGGTGGAGCTACTGACCTTAAGTGGCAGATCACTTCCACATGCGATGATGATGCTCGTTCCCGAGGCTTGGCAAGATAACCAAGTAATGGATCGGGAAAGAAAGGCCTTCTATAAGTTCCATGCGTCTCTTGTTGAGCCTTGGGATGGCCCTGCTGCATTGCTATTTACTGATGGAAAATCAGTAGGAGCTACGCTTGACCGAAATGGTCTTCGCCCTTTGAGATATTTCATCACTCGAGACAATCGATTAATTCTCTCTTCTGAGGCTGGTGCATTACCAATCCGGGAAGCTACAATTACCGAAAAAGGAAGAATTAGCCCTGGAAGAATGCTTTGGGCAGATCTCGAAAAGGGAAGAGTAGTATTCGATGAAGAAGTAAAAGGGGAAATCTGCAATAGACAACCTTATGAAAAGTGGGTTAACGAGCAAAGAACCAAACTTCGCTTTGTGCCAGATCCTGAGGAGCTCTCTCATCCTTACACGACTTCTGAGATTAAGAAAAGCCAAACAGTTTTTGGATATACTTCTGAGGAGTTGAAAGTGATCCTTGCCCCTATGGGCGAGTCAGGATATGAAGCGGTGGGTTCCATGGGAGCCGATACGCCATTGGCTGTACTTTCTAAACAAAGCCAGCATATCTCCAATTACTTCAAGCAACTATTTGCTCAAGTAAGTAATCCTCCAATTGATCCTATCCGGGAGCGATTGGTGATGTCACTATTCACTCGAATTGGAGAAGGACATAATATCTTAGAGGAAAGCCCTCAACATACCAAACAAATCCACATTTCTCAGCCAGTTCTTTTGAATGAGGATTTGGAAAAAATCACCCGAATGGAGCATTTGGGCTATAGATCAAAAAGACTGTACGCTCATTTTGTGGCTGACAACCAACCTGGAAGACTTCTTGAGGCCTTGGACAAACTTTGTCAAGAAGCTGAAGACGCCATTCTTCAGGAAGGAAAAAATGTATTGATTATTTCTGATCGAAACAGTAATTCTTCTTCAGCACCAATTCCGTCGCTAATTGCCATTGGTGCGGTACACCAGCATTTGGTTAAAAAGAAAATACGAACTAGAGCGGGATTAGTACTAGAATCTGCTGATATCCGCGAAGTTCATCATTTTGCGACTGCTATTGGTTATGGAGTTTCTGCTATAAACCCATACCTAGCTCTGGAATCCTTGTTGGAAATGTTTGAAAAGGGTCTTTTACCTAAAGTGAAAGATCAAAAAACACTTTTCTCCAACTACCAAGATGCTATTGGCAAAGGGCTTCTCAAGGTCCTTTCCAAAATGGGAATTTCAACCTTACAATCGTATCAAGGCGCCCAGATTTTCGAAGCAATTGGCTTAGGACCTGAAGTCGTTGACCGATGCTTTAAAGGCACCATTTCCAGAATTAGTGGAGTTTCTTTTGATGAATTGGCTAAGGAGGTGCTCAGCAGACACCATGCAGCTTACGACACCTCCTCTTCAATTTTGGAAACAGGTGGCGTATATCAATGGAAACGAAGAGGGGAAAAACACATGTTTAACCCGGAAACGATCCATCTTCTGCAAAAGTCAACCCGTCTCGGCGATTATGAGCTTTACAAAAAGTTTGCTTCCAAAATCAATGAGCAAACTAAAGATGCATTGACTTTACGTGGCCTTTTTGAATTCAAAAAGCGAATCAGTGTCCCAATTGATGAAGTTGAGCCAGCAGAAAACATCTTAAAAAGATTTTCTACAGGAGCAATGTCATTTGGTTCCATCTCCCATGAAGCCCATACAACTTTGGCGATAGCCATGAACCGTATAGGTGCAAAAAGTAATTCAGGAGAAGGAGGAGAAGACGAAATTCGATTTGAAAGAAAGGCAAATGGTGATTGGGAGCGGTCTGCTATTAAGCAAGTAGCTTCTGGACGATTCGGTGTCACTTCACATTACCTTGCCAATGCAGACGAACTGCAAATCAAAATGGCCCAAGGTGCAAAACCAGGTGAAGGAGGGCAATTGCCAGGGCATAAAGTCGATGAATGGATTGGACGGGTAAGACACTCTACCCCAGGGGTAGGTCTAATCTCCCCGCCTCCACACCATGATATTTATTCTATCGAGGATCTGGCTCAATTGATTTTCGATCTTAAAAATGCCAATAGAAAAGCTAGAATCAACGTAAAGTTGGTTTCTCAAGCCGGAGTTGGAACAGTAGCAGCCGGTGTTGCGAAAGCAATGGCGGATGTAATTCTGATCTCTGGGGCAGACGGAGGAACAGGAGCCTCCCCACTAAGTTCGATCAGACATGCAGGGCTTCCTTGGGAGCTTGGACTTTCAGAAGCCCATCAAACGCTTGTAAAAAATAATCTTCGCAGCCGAGTAGTTCTTCAAACTGACGGGCAGCTTCGTACTGGTAGAGATTTAGCAATCGCTACCCTGCTAGGGGCAGAAGAATGGGGCATTGCTACCGGAGCGTTAGTTGTGGAAGGGTGTATCATGATGAGAAAGTGTCACCTTAACACTTGCCCTGTGGGAATCGCTACTCAAGATCCAGACCTAAGAAAACTATTCACGGGAGATCCAGAACATGTCGTTAACTATTTCAAGTTCTTGGTACAAGATCTTCGAGAAATCATGGCTTCCCTTGGATTTAGATCTATAGATGAAATGGTAGGACAGAGCCATGTCCTTCAATCAACCGGACATTTGAATCACTGGAAGTGGGATAAAATTGATCTTTCTCCAATTTTCCACAAAGTGGAAGTACCTGATCATGTGGGAATCCATAAGCAAATAGATCAAGAATTTGAGCTTGAGCATGTATTAGACCGCCAGCTCATCAAGGCTGCAACTCCAGCTCTTGAACAAGCCATTCAGGTGGAAGGAATCTTCCCGATCAAGAATATCGATCGATCTGTAGGAGCTATGCTTTCCAACGAAATCTCCAAAATCTATGGAGGAGTAGGTCTTCCAGAAGATACCGTACATTTCAAATTCACAGGTTCAGCAGGACAAACTTTTGGAGGATTCTTAGCCAAAGGGGTGAATTTCGAACTTGAAGGAGAAGCAAATGACTACTTTGGAAAAGGACTTTCCGGAGGTAAGCTGATCATTTATCCTAGCCGAAATGCCAGGTTTGTTCCTGAAGAAAATATCATCATCGGCAACGTGGCATTTTATGGTGCCACATCTGGCGAGGCCTATATCAATGGTAAAGGTGGCGAAAGATTCTGTGTTAGAAACTCAGGTGTAAAAACGGTTATCGAAGGAATTGGCGATCACGGATGTGAATACATGACTGGAGGATTAGTGATTAATCTTGGTGAAATCGGACGAAATTTCGCAGCAGGAATGAGTGGTGGAATCGCCTACATTCTTAAAGATTACATCACAGAAATCAATACAGAGATGGTTGACCTTGATCTTCTCCAAGAAGAAGATTATCAAACCATCAAATCCTACCTCAAGCGACATGTCAAGCTCACAAACAGTGGACTTGGCCAGCGGTTCTTGGATGAATGGGAAAAATCCAAGGAACTATTCATCAAAGTAATTCCAAGAGATTACAAAGCTGTATTGGAAAAAAGAGCAAAAGATCAAGCTAAAACACTGGTGTAA
- a CDS encoding single-stranded DNA-binding protein, giving the protein MAGVNKVILLGNLGADPEVKYLEGDNVVANLRLATTESYKDRNGNRVDQTEWHDLELWGPQAKIAEQYLKKGSQIYVEGKIKSDTWQDDQGQNRKRTKIRVISFTMLGGKSEMGSNPQENAGMSQPSTNYKAAASPAPSTSGPDIQMDDSDDDLPF; this is encoded by the coding sequence ATGGCAGGTGTTAATAAAGTAATCCTTCTGGGCAATTTGGGAGCTGATCCAGAAGTAAAATATCTTGAAGGCGATAATGTGGTTGCAAACCTCAGACTGGCCACGACTGAATCCTATAAAGACAGAAATGGAAACCGAGTAGATCAAACCGAATGGCATGATCTTGAACTTTGGGGGCCACAAGCGAAAATTGCTGAACAATACCTTAAAAAAGGTTCGCAGATCTATGTCGAAGGAAAAATCAAATCAGATACCTGGCAGGATGATCAAGGTCAAAATAGAAAGAGGACCAAAATCCGAGTAATAAGTTTTACAATGCTTGGCGGTAAAAGTGAAATGGGATCAAATCCCCAAGAAAATGCAGGGATGAGTCAGCCCTCCACCAATTATAAAGCAGCAGCGTCGCCAGCTCCTTCTACCTCGGGACCTGACATTCAAATGGATGACTCAGATGATGATTTGCCATTTTGA
- a CDS encoding NAD(P)/FAD-dependent oxidoreductase, whose product MNISPIPNLPELHLPKIVIVGAGFAGLKLARELKNTEYQVILLDKNNFHEFQPLFYQVATAGLEPSAISFPLRKIFHNTRNVTFRMAEVQGVDQEKKRIYTDVGFLDFDYLVLAMGAETNFFGAQQIEYFASPMKTVSEALYIRNKIISNYERAVNLKNESDRKALMNVVIVGGGPTGVELAGAMAELRNTVFPKDYPELSFKNMKVTLVEASPKLLSTMSQEAQDHALSYLNELGVEVFVSTRVLNFDGKTVILEGKEPIYTETLLWAAGIKPNRIDGFQDQQFAGNGRMKVDPFNQLLHSDGIFVLGDQSVVSTDSLPKGHPQVAQVAIQQAKNLAANFRRISRGQEMMAFEYKDLGSMATVGRKKAVVDLPFVKFQGILAWLTWLFVHLMAILGVKNKLFIFFDWSWNYLSFDPSLRLLIKPRYVRATERKDLIEEK is encoded by the coding sequence ATGAATATTTCTCCCATTCCAAATCTTCCTGAATTACATCTTCCCAAAATCGTAATTGTTGGGGCAGGTTTTGCAGGATTAAAATTGGCCCGTGAGTTGAAAAACACCGAATACCAGGTTATCCTTCTCGATAAGAATAACTTTCATGAATTCCAGCCCCTCTTTTATCAGGTAGCTACTGCAGGTCTCGAACCTTCAGCGATCTCATTTCCATTGAGGAAGATTTTTCACAATACCCGAAATGTCACTTTTAGAATGGCTGAGGTACAAGGAGTAGATCAGGAAAAGAAGCGTATTTATACGGATGTTGGATTTTTGGATTTTGATTATTTGGTGCTAGCCATGGGTGCGGAAACCAATTTCTTTGGTGCTCAACAAATCGAATATTTTGCTTCTCCAATGAAGACAGTTTCCGAGGCTCTTTATATCCGAAATAAGATTATTTCAAATTACGAACGGGCTGTTAATCTGAAAAATGAGTCAGATCGAAAAGCCTTGATGAATGTGGTTATTGTAGGAGGAGGTCCTACAGGCGTTGAATTGGCAGGTGCAATGGCGGAACTACGGAATACTGTTTTCCCCAAAGACTATCCTGAATTGAGTTTTAAAAATATGAAGGTGACCTTGGTTGAGGCAAGCCCAAAGCTGCTTTCTACGATGTCCCAAGAAGCCCAAGACCATGCACTCAGTTATTTAAATGAACTAGGAGTGGAAGTCTTTGTCTCCACGAGGGTATTGAATTTTGATGGTAAAACTGTCATTCTTGAAGGAAAAGAGCCAATTTATACTGAGACCTTGCTTTGGGCGGCTGGCATTAAACCTAATCGGATCGATGGTTTTCAGGATCAGCAGTTTGCAGGAAATGGTCGAATGAAAGTAGATCCTTTCAATCAATTACTTCATTCGGATGGAATATTTGTGCTTGGAGATCAAAGTGTAGTGAGCACAGATTCTCTGCCCAAAGGACACCCACAAGTCGCACAAGTTGCAATTCAGCAAGCAAAAAACTTAGCCGCTAATTTTCGGAGAATTTCTCGAGGCCAAGAAATGATGGCTTTTGAATACAAGGATCTCGGATCAATGGCAACGGTAGGACGTAAAAAGGCAGTTGTGGATTTGCCTTTTGTTAAATTCCAAGGAATTCTTGCTTGGCTGACATGGCTCTTCGTCCATTTAATGGCCATCCTGGGCGTCAAGAACAAGCTTTTTATCTTTTTTGATTGGTCTTGGAATTACCTAAGCTTTGATCCCAGCCTCAGGTTATTGATCAAGCCAAGGTATGTGAGAGCTACCGAACGTAAAGATCTGATTGAAGAAAAATAA
- a CDS encoding DUF4890 domain-containing protein yields MKRWILSIAIVGMTTLGVLAQQRPKEVPSPEERAQQMTNRMAERLNLSEDQKKEVYAIHLENAQKRQKEMEAQRAEREARLAEMKAQEEKIKSILTEEQRKEWEEIKMDARDRRRPGGEVHDRPERPMARRPRN; encoded by the coding sequence ATGAAAAGATGGATTTTAAGTATTGCCATAGTGGGCATGACTACCCTAGGTGTATTGGCTCAACAAAGGCCAAAAGAAGTTCCTTCTCCAGAGGAAAGGGCTCAACAAATGACTAATAGAATGGCTGAAAGATTAAATCTTTCTGAGGATCAAAAAAAAGAGGTATATGCCATTCACCTTGAAAATGCTCAAAAAAGGCAAAAAGAAATGGAAGCACAACGAGCAGAACGTGAAGCTAGACTAGCAGAAATGAAAGCTCAAGAAGAGAAAATAAAAAGTATTTTGACTGAAGAGCAGCGAAAAGAGTGGGAAGAGATCAAAATGGATGCTAGAGACCGGAGAAGACCGGGAGGAGAAGTCCATGATCGTCCTGAAAGGCCAATGGCTAGAAGACCAAGAAACTAA
- the gldE gene encoding gliding motility-associated protein GldE: protein MDDPYPSYLLLAQITEPTFAYFFVNGLVLALLLIASALASGSEVAFFSLSNEEISSIQEDNPKIGNLISELLSAPKRLLSTILIMNNLINIGIVTLTTFVTWSIFGTDTTGIVIILIQTVGITFAIVFFGEIVPKVYANQAKVSFAMTMAPIVGFFSVILKPFSLILMSFGTFIERRIQSKGISLSVDELNQALELTTEDTPDEEREILKGIVNFGTLTVRQVMKSRLDITAIDAEIDFHELMDKINKSGYSRIPVYEETIDNILGILYIKDLLPHIDQDESFDWKKLIRKSFFVPENKKVDTLLKDFQRMRVHMAIVVDEYGGTSGLVTLEDLIEEIIGEINDEFDDTDNFFFQEIDQDTFVFEGKVSLNDFCKKLELDPQVFEEVKGESESLGGLLLELNSKFPKNGTKIIFENFEFTVLAVDARKIKKIKVHIKSIEKDGLSSFTD from the coding sequence ATGGACGACCCCTACCCGAGTTACCTTCTACTCGCTCAAATTACAGAGCCAACCTTCGCTTATTTTTTTGTCAATGGCCTTGTTTTGGCTTTGTTGCTGATTGCTTCGGCGTTAGCCTCGGGATCAGAGGTAGCATTTTTTTCCCTATCCAATGAAGAAATTTCTTCCATTCAAGAAGATAATCCCAAAATCGGAAACTTAATTTCCGAACTTCTTTCTGCGCCAAAACGCCTCCTAAGCACCATTTTGATTATGAATAATCTCATCAATATTGGGATTGTTACTCTAACCACTTTTGTTACTTGGTCCATTTTTGGTACAGATACCACAGGAATTGTTATCATCCTTATCCAGACGGTTGGGATTACCTTTGCCATCGTTTTTTTCGGTGAAATAGTACCTAAAGTGTATGCAAATCAAGCCAAAGTATCATTTGCCATGACCATGGCTCCTATCGTGGGCTTTTTTTCAGTCATCCTAAAACCCTTTTCACTAATCCTAATGTCGTTTGGGACATTTATCGAAAGGAGAATTCAATCAAAAGGAATCAGCTTATCAGTAGATGAATTAAATCAAGCACTCGAATTGACCACAGAAGATACCCCTGATGAAGAAAGAGAGATTCTCAAGGGGATCGTAAACTTTGGCACCCTGACCGTTCGCCAGGTTATGAAAAGTAGACTTGATATAACTGCAATAGATGCTGAAATTGACTTTCATGAGTTAATGGATAAAATCAATAAAAGTGGATATTCCAGAATACCGGTTTATGAAGAGACCATCGATAACATTCTAGGGATTTTATATATCAAGGATTTACTTCCTCACATTGACCAAGACGAAAGTTTTGACTGGAAAAAACTCATTCGAAAAAGCTTCTTTGTACCCGAGAACAAAAAAGTGGATACCCTGCTTAAAGATTTCCAGCGAATGAGAGTTCATATGGCTATTGTAGTAGATGAATATGGAGGAACTTCAGGCCTAGTGACTCTTGAGGACCTAATCGAAGAGATTATAGGCGAGATCAATGATGAATTTGACGACACGGACAACTTCTTTTTTCAAGAAATCGACCAAGATACGTTTGTGTTTGAAGGCAAAGTTTCCCTAAATGACTTCTGTAAAAAATTGGAATTAGACCCACAGGTTTTTGAGGAGGTAAAAGGAGAAAGTGAATCTTTGGGGGGCCTTCTTCTAGAGCTAAATTCCAAATTCCCTAAAAACGGAACTAAAATTATTTTTGAAAATTTTGAGTTCACCGTCCTCGCTGTAGACGCTCGTAAAATCAAAAAGATCAAAGTTCACATCAAATCCATTGAAAAAGATGGTCTAAGCTCTTTTACAGACTAA